One window from the genome of Anaerococcus sp. Marseille-Q7828 encodes:
- the hemZ gene encoding coproporphyrinogen dehydrogenase HemZ: MKINLLDKNKRKIVYDILNIFYDHSNIEFVEEGDIDILDDEIGFKGRSYHYQDNYQLKSTLYNILVKETGYESPWGMLTGSKPSKLLQKYRADELKEKYFLSDDKLSLLIDVKNEQDKLSFDKNSFNLYINIPFCPTRCSYCSYPTLVGPHHDRASYIETLCQEIDMVDLPKYLSSIYIGGGTPSYLSHKDLERLLDKVNQRFSSFEYIFEAGREDTLDEEKLKLLKDYGVTGISLNPQSFNERVVKSVGRSYDFDHFLRMYEKALDLGFVINMDFIVGLVGEDAKSFDQNFEILEKLGPDNITFHALASKVGSKYRENNKMGSVKDALIISEAIKHFTEKNSYKPYYLYRQKNIISNLENVGYQKNNTAQHYNIAINEELENIIGLGMNANSKLMNGSKYRNPRNLRDYFANIDRIVEEKNLIKRNYKNTRKI, encoded by the coding sequence ATGAAAATTAACTTGCTTGATAAAAATAAAAGAAAAATTGTATATGACATCCTAAATATTTTCTATGACCACAGTAATATAGAATTTGTGGAAGAAGGAGATATTGATATACTCGATGATGAAATTGGTTTTAAGGGTAGGTCTTATCATTACCAAGATAATTACCAGCTCAAATCTACATTGTATAACATACTAGTAAAAGAAACAGGATATGAGTCGCCATGGGGGATGTTAACAGGATCTAAGCCATCTAAGCTTTTGCAAAAATATAGGGCGGATGAATTAAAAGAAAAATACTTCTTATCAGATGATAAGCTAAGCTTGCTTATAGATGTCAAGAATGAACAGGATAAACTTTCTTTTGATAAAAATTCCTTTAACCTGTATATCAATATTCCCTTTTGCCCGACAAGGTGTTCTTATTGTTCTTATCCGACTTTGGTGGGTCCTCACCACGATAGGGCTTCCTACATAGAGACCCTTTGCCAAGAAATTGATATGGTAGATTTGCCTAAATACCTATCATCCATATACATAGGAGGAGGAACCCCATCATATCTTTCTCATAAGGACCTTGAAAGACTCTTGGATAAAGTAAATCAGCGATTTTCTTCTTTTGAATATATATTTGAAGCAGGAAGAGAAGATACCCTAGATGAGGAAAAATTAAAATTGCTCAAGGATTATGGAGTGACAGGTATATCCCTAAACCCTCAAAGCTTCAATGAAAGGGTAGTAAAATCTGTTGGCAGGTCTTATGATTTTGACCATTTTCTTAGAATGTATGAAAAAGCCTTGGACCTAGGATTTGTTATAAATATGGACTTTATAGTTGGCCTAGTAGGTGAGGATGCAAAATCTTTTGACCAAAATTTTGAAATTTTAGAAAAGCTTGGTCCTGATAATATAACCTTCCACGCTCTAGCCAGCAAGGTAGGCTCCAAGTATAGGGAAAATAATAAGATGGGATCTGTAAAAGATGCCCTAATCATAAGTGAAGCCATAAAACATTTTACAGAAAAAAATTCCTACAAACCCTACTACCTCTACCGCCAGAAAAATATAATATCCAATCTTGAAAACGTGGGCTATCAAAAAAATAATACAGCCCAACATTACAATATAGCAATTAATGAAGAGCTAGAGAATATTATAGGACTTGGCATGAATGCAAATTCTAAGCTTATGAATGGAAGTAAATACAGAAATCCTAGAAACTTGCGAGATTATTTTGCTAATATTGATAGGATTGTTGAAGAAAAAAATTTAATTAAAAGGAATTATAAAAACACTAGAAAGATTTGA
- a CDS encoding HPr family phosphocarrier protein encodes MYEQKVTLTNEIGLHARPASIFIRAAVKFPCDITVEKNGRSYNAKSIMSVLSMSASNGDELTIKASGDDEEDAVKALVDVIENKINQNN; translated from the coding sequence ATGTACGAGCAAAAAGTCACACTAACTAATGAGATTGGCTTGCATGCCAGACCTGCATCGATTTTCATCAGAGCTGCTGTAAAATTTCCGTGCGATATTACTGTAGAAAAAAATGGTAGAAGTTACAATGCAAAGTCTATCATGTCAGTTCTTAGCATGAGTGCTTCTAACGGCGACGAGCTCACCATTAAAGCAAGTGGTGATGATGAAGAAGATGCCGTAAAAGCTTTAGTTGACGTTATAGAAAATAAAATAAATCAAAATAATTAA
- the sufB gene encoding Fe-S cluster assembly protein SufB, which yields MPSNNIEEKLKTLDRGFYDFIDEFTYEKITEKGINADIVNEISREKGEPDWMRIRRLKSLEIFEQLENPTWGPDLSELNVADITAYVKPKTDKKSNWDALPEEIKATFDRLGIPKAEQESLAGVGAQYDSEEVYFSIQKHLEDQGVIFMDFATALKEHEDIVKEYFQRAIPPTLHKYAALHGAVWSGGTLVYVPEGVKVDIPLQSYYRLNAPGAGQFEHTMIIAEDNAKVHFIEGCSAPRYNVVNLHAGSVEIFVGKNAEVRFSTIENWSRNMYNLNTKRAIVDEGGKVIWVSGSFGSKVSMLYPTSVLAGEYASAEYTGITFAADGQYIDNGCSMIHLAPHTYSTALTKSITAGSGKSMTRSLVQMKRNTAGSRSTVDCENLMLSENAQSDTIPVLDIRNDDVDCGHEAKIGSLDQSQIFYLMSRGIPEDEAKSMIVRGFAEPVSRELPLEYAVEMNHLIDMELEGANG from the coding sequence ATGCCAAGTAACAATATAGAAGAAAAATTAAAAACTCTCGATCGTGGATTCTACGATTTTATCGACGAGTTTACTTATGAGAAAATAACAGAGAAGGGCATCAATGCAGATATAGTAAATGAGATATCTCGCGAAAAAGGTGAACCTGATTGGATGAGGATTAGACGTCTCAAATCCCTAGAAATATTTGAACAATTAGAAAACCCAACTTGGGGACCAGATTTATCAGAGCTTAATGTGGCTGATATCACTGCTTACGTTAAGCCAAAAACTGACAAAAAATCAAATTGGGATGCTTTGCCAGAAGAAATCAAGGCGACCTTTGATAGACTTGGTATTCCAAAGGCTGAGCAAGAGTCTCTAGCAGGAGTTGGAGCCCAATACGACTCTGAGGAAGTGTATTTTTCTATCCAAAAACACCTTGAAGATCAAGGGGTTATCTTTATGGACTTTGCAACAGCCCTTAAAGAACACGAAGATATTGTAAAAGAATATTTCCAAAGAGCTATCCCACCAACACTTCACAAATACGCAGCCCTACACGGCGCGGTATGGAGCGGTGGAACCCTAGTTTATGTTCCAGAAGGAGTAAAGGTAGACATCCCTCTTCAATCCTACTACAGGTTAAATGCACCGGGTGCAGGCCAATTTGAACACACAATGATTATTGCAGAAGATAATGCAAAAGTTCACTTTATCGAAGGTTGTTCTGCACCAAGATATAACGTTGTTAACCTACACGCAGGTTCTGTAGAAATCTTTGTTGGCAAAAATGCCGAAGTAAGATTTTCAACCATAGAAAACTGGTCAAGAAATATGTACAACCTAAACACCAAACGTGCCATAGTTGACGAAGGTGGCAAGGTAATTTGGGTTTCTGGATCCTTTGGATCAAAAGTTTCTATGCTTTATCCAACATCTGTTCTTGCTGGTGAATACGCAAGTGCAGAATACACAGGAATCACATTTGCAGCTGATGGCCAATATATAGACAATGGTTGCTCTATGATCCACCTTGCTCCACACACATATTCAACAGCCCTTACAAAATCAATCACAGCTGGAAGTGGTAAGTCTATGACTAGATCTCTTGTTCAAATGAAGAGAAATACAGCAGGTAGCCGTTCTACAGTAGACTGTGAAAACTTGATGTTAAGTGAGAATGCTCAATCAGATACTATCCCAGTTCTAGATATTAGAAATGACGATGTGGACTGTGGTCACGAGGCGAAAATTGGTTCCCTTGACCAATCACAAATCTTTTATCTAATGAGCCGTGGTATCCCAGAAGATGAGGCTAAATCAATGATAGTTCGTGGATTTGCAGAGCCAGTAAGCAGGGAGCTCCCACTAGAATATGCGGTTGAAATGAACCATCTAATTGATATGGAACTAGAAGGAGCAAATGGCTGA
- a CDS encoding C39 family peptidase, with protein MRRKKRKFGFFRTIIFLAFIVVVYNFLRTRYNETKYYVDSPLDSVSEIFSQAFKNGDYKTDNKRTLKRNLQKEADSGNDNARWLVDNFDYLDDNLIYLAGNDPDAIDFVYNYSNEITDFEYYPGESVDIERSTPYFLQWDNRWAYDYLGDSVIGLAGCGPTSMAMVLARLEGDTSIDPGKIALDAQNYMTDDGIAWKFFNDEANIYGYTAYDISNDEGAMIDALEKGPLIVSVDKGIFTLFGHILVIDSYQDGKFVINDPNSMKKSEKSWSYDEIKDQIAHIWLIN; from the coding sequence ATGAGAAGAAAGAAAAGAAAATTTGGTTTTTTTAGGACTATAATATTTTTAGCCTTTATAGTTGTAGTCTATAATTTTTTAAGAACTAGATACAATGAAACTAAATATTATGTCGATTCTCCCTTAGATTCAGTAAGTGAAATTTTTAGCCAAGCTTTCAAAAACGGTGATTACAAGACTGATAACAAAAGAACCTTAAAAAGGAATTTACAAAAAGAAGCTGACAGTGGAAACGACAATGCAAGATGGCTTGTGGATAATTTTGATTATTTAGATGATAACTTGATATATCTAGCAGGAAATGATCCTGATGCCATTGACTTTGTCTATAATTATTCAAATGAGATTACAGATTTTGAGTATTATCCAGGAGAATCTGTAGATATTGAAAGAAGTACCCCATATTTTCTCCAATGGGACAACAGGTGGGCCTATGACTACTTAGGAGATTCCGTAATTGGTCTTGCTGGCTGTGGTCCAACATCTATGGCCATGGTTCTAGCAAGATTAGAGGGAGATACTTCCATAGATCCAGGAAAAATCGCCCTTGATGCCCAAAATTATATGACTGACGATGGTATAGCATGGAAGTTTTTTAATGACGAGGCAAATATCTACGGATATACTGCCTACGATATTTCTAATGATGAGGGTGCAATGATTGATGCCTTAGAAAAAGGTCCACTCATAGTTTCTGTAGACAAGGGGATATTTACTCTCTTTGGCCATATTCTTGTGATTGATTCCTATCAGGACGGCAAATTTGTCATAAACGATCCCAATAGTATGAAAAAAAGTGAAAAATCTTGGTCTTACGATGAAATCAAAGATCAAATAGCCCATATTTGGCTGATTAATTAA
- a CDS encoding aminoacyl-histidine dipeptidase, with the protein MEIKELNPKEVWKFFSEISQIPRCSGDEEAVSNYLVNFAKERNLQVRQDEAKNVVIRKAASKGFEDKPIVALQAHMDMVCVKEDDSNHNFDTDPIKLLIDGDWVTADGTTLGADDGMGVAYILAILDDESLDHPALEAIITTEEETSMLGAQALDTSDIKAKYLLNIDSEEEGYITIGCAGGLDLPISFAKEYEKASGDFIKVSLGGFEGGHSGMEIHKARLNAIKALSRLLLDIDGLQIAELSGGVKRNAIASNAYAIVSVADRAEAIDIINQRKDEILNESKDTDPKGTITVEEASFDGDVLSKDLSKRFIDCLFTLPNGLVKRLEGETITSSNIGILEEDDKEIRLSCMIRSQFDSAKHSIADQVMKIVENYGGSAEIDSEYPGWQREDTPLIELSKDIWKDLHGDEMIIATTHGGLECGLLKGTLKDVEMISFGPEIHGAHSPAEKVHIKSVENNYKFLVELLKRI; encoded by the coding sequence ATGGAAATTAAAGAATTAAACCCTAAAGAAGTGTGGAAATTTTTCAGCGAAATTAGCCAAATCCCTAGATGTTCAGGTGATGAAGAGGCTGTTTCAAATTATTTAGTAAATTTTGCCAAAGAAAGAAACTTACAAGTGCGCCAAGATGAGGCAAAGAATGTAGTGATAAGAAAAGCTGCATCAAAAGGCTTTGAAGATAAGCCAATTGTTGCCCTTCAAGCTCACATGGATATGGTTTGTGTAAAAGAAGATGATTCTAACCACAATTTTGACACAGATCCTATCAAATTATTAATCGATGGTGATTGGGTAACAGCTGATGGTACAACTCTAGGAGCTGATGATGGTATGGGAGTTGCTTATATCTTAGCTATCCTAGATGATGAAAGCCTAGATCACCCAGCTCTTGAAGCAATAATCACAACAGAAGAAGAAACTTCTATGCTTGGTGCCCAAGCTCTTGATACATCAGATATAAAGGCCAAATATCTTCTAAATATTGACTCTGAAGAAGAGGGATATATCACAATCGGTTGTGCTGGTGGCCTTGACTTACCAATATCTTTTGCCAAAGAATACGAAAAAGCAAGTGGTGACTTCATAAAAGTAAGCCTAGGAGGATTTGAAGGTGGCCACTCAGGTATGGAAATCCATAAGGCTCGCCTCAATGCAATCAAAGCCCTATCTCGTCTACTTCTTGACATAGATGGACTTCAAATTGCCGAGCTTTCCGGTGGAGTAAAGAGAAATGCTATAGCTTCAAATGCCTATGCAATTGTTTCTGTTGCTGATAGGGCAGAAGCGATTGATATTATAAATCAAAGAAAAGATGAAATCCTAAACGAATCCAAAGACACAGATCCAAAGGGAACAATCACAGTAGAAGAGGCAAGTTTTGATGGGGATGTTCTCAGCAAAGACTTATCAAAAAGATTTATCGACTGCCTATTTACCCTACCAAATGGTCTAGTAAAGAGACTTGAGGGTGAAACTATAACTTCATCAAATATCGGAATCCTTGAAGAAGATGACAAGGAAATCAGACTTTCTTGCATGATAAGATCTCAATTTGACTCTGCCAAACATTCTATAGCAGACCAAGTTATGAAGATAGTAGAAAATTATGGTGGAAGCGCTGAAATTGATAGCGAATATCCAGGATGGCAAAGAGAAGATACTCCGCTAATAGAACTTTCAAAGGACATTTGGAAGGACCTACACGGTGATGAAATGATAATTGCCACAACCCACGGCGGCCTAGAATGTGGTTTGCTAAAAGGAACACTAAAAGATGTAGAAATGATTTCATTTGGACCAGAAATCCACGGAGCTCACTCTCCAGCAGAAAAAGTCCACATCAAATCAGTTGAAAACAACTACAAATTCTTAGTTGAATTACTAAAAAGAATATAA
- the sufC gene encoding Fe-S cluster assembly ATPase SufC: MSELLKVENLHVSVEDTEILKGIDLRVNAGEVHVVMGQNGSGKSTLMNTIMANPVYQVTEGKIYFEGEDITEESVDKRARRGIFMSFQHPDEIPGVKLNDFLRISEEQITGTKPQMLSFSKKLAKEMESLNLSEDYASRYVNVGFSGGERKKSEILQLKMLNPKLAMLDETDSGLDVDAVRIVSAGIKDFLSEDNAVIIITHHRELLESIDADYVHVIKDGKIAHEGDASLMDEIEKRGYEWV; the protein is encoded by the coding sequence ATGTCTGAATTATTAAAAGTAGAAAATCTTCATGTATCAGTTGAGGATACAGAGATTTTAAAAGGTATAGATCTAAGAGTAAATGCGGGAGAAGTTCATGTTGTTATGGGCCAAAACGGTTCAGGTAAGTCAACACTTATGAATACAATCATGGCAAATCCTGTTTACCAAGTAACAGAAGGAAAAATTTATTTTGAAGGCGAAGATATCACAGAAGAATCTGTCGACAAACGTGCTCGCCGCGGTATCTTCATGTCCTTCCAACACCCAGATGAGATTCCGGGGGTAAAATTAAATGATTTCTTGAGAATTTCTGAAGAACAAATCACAGGAACAAAACCACAAATGCTATCATTTAGCAAAAAACTTGCCAAAGAAATGGAAAGCCTAAACCTTTCTGAAGACTATGCAAGTAGATATGTAAATGTTGGTTTTTCTGGTGGTGAACGCAAAAAAAGCGAAATCCTCCAACTAAAAATGTTAAATCCAAAACTAGCTATGCTTGACGAAACTGACTCTGGTCTTGATGTTGATGCTGTAAGAATTGTATCAGCTGGTATAAAAGACTTCCTAAGCGAAGACAATGCAGTTATCATCATCACCCACCACAGAGAACTTTTAGAAAGCATAGATGCTGACTACGTTCATGTCATCAAAGATGGTAAGATTGCCCACGAAGGTGATGCATCACTAATGGATGAGATTGAAAAACGTGGATACGAATGGGTGTAG
- a CDS encoding glycosyltransferase family 2 protein — MAKIDIIIPVYNGENFIGQTIKSIEDNNFADINIILVDDGSIDGTESLIFNLREKYGNISYYKKENGGVSAARNFAIERSASPYICFLDADDLYHKDFLPKMYGQIEATNADTCTCGYYKLYDKKIVPMKSAFSKKDFLVDYLISKNKLHISSFLIKREVIFDNNIRFDESSSYGEDIEFMTRVIKYSRKIEIVPEYLTYYRIDSDRPTLSTFSLDKIKADIDFSNRLINDQKLNLSPREKAAVNHKLVANIVNKLMTGLDLGYDKKEIREIYEANKSIITKKTNAFGLRSIKLILTIKKLRNKIGY; from the coding sequence ATGGCCAAGATAGATATTATAATCCCGGTTTACAATGGGGAGAATTTTATAGGTCAAACTATAAAATCAATAGAAGACAATAATTTTGCCGATATTAATATTATCCTTGTTGATGATGGTTCTATTGACGGGACAGAATCGCTAATCTTTAATTTGAGAGAAAAATATGGTAATATTTCATATTATAAAAAAGAAAATGGTGGAGTGTCTGCCGCTAGAAATTTTGCCATAGAAAGATCTGCCAGCCCCTATATATGTTTTTTGGATGCGGATGACCTTTATCATAAAGATTTTTTGCCAAAAATGTATGGGCAAATTGAAGCTACAAATGCTGATACTTGCACATGTGGCTATTACAAGTTATATGATAAAAAGATTGTGCCTATGAAAAGTGCCTTTAGCAAGAAGGATTTTCTAGTAGATTATCTAATCAGCAAAAATAAACTTCATATCAGCAGTTTTTTAATAAAAAGAGAAGTGATTTTTGATAATAATATTCGTTTTGATGAATCTTCTTCCTATGGTGAAGATATAGAATTTATGACTCGTGTCATAAAATATTCAAGGAAAATAGAAATAGTCCCAGAATATTTGACCTACTATAGGATTGATAGCGATAGACCGACCTTGTCGACCTTTTCTTTAGATAAGATCAAAGCTGACATAGATTTTTCTAATAGGCTAATAAATGATCAAAAGCTAAATCTAAGCCCAAGAGAAAAAGCTGCCGTAAATCACAAACTTGTGGCAAATATTGTAAATAAGCTTATGACAGGCCTTGACCTTGGCTATGATAAGAAAGAGATCAGGGAGATTTATGAAGCTAATAAGTCAATTATTACAAAGAAAACAAATGCCTTTGGCCTAAGGTCAATCAAACTTATCTTAACAATTAAAAAACTTAGAAATAAAATTGGGTATTAG
- a CDS encoding SufD family Fe-S cluster assembly protein yields the protein MSKLNEMRMYTWNSTGLNFIENSLKAPDKKPYFKESDTDDIKSLNDAFAGKNYGVSEEVLNENKNFRNFSIYRDIKEKSDFEAIDLKLNDENNILVSNIDINAAEDSISSFLVNVNGEGDKLYLNSLIRVNLEKRAKVKLVIVTNLPKESTNVQSVATLLDEEAMLDISYIEIGASHSLVNIKNILEGDRAMVIEDGVYFKEGDEFLDILATNEHLGNETDSDAMFNGALKDEAHKNWKGVVDLRPGCVSANGKIGDYSMMFSDNVKNKTAPILLCAEKEVEGNHAASVGRLNKDMLFYIMSRGFDKKQAESMMLEATFAKTLDKIEDESLREELKKEVRQMNTRN from the coding sequence ATGAGTAAATTAAACGAAATGAGAATGTACACCTGGAACTCAACAGGGCTAAACTTTATAGAAAATAGCCTAAAAGCGCCAGATAAAAAGCCATATTTCAAAGAATCTGACACAGATGATATTAAATCCTTAAATGATGCTTTTGCTGGTAAAAATTATGGAGTTTCAGAAGAAGTTTTAAATGAGAACAAAAACTTTAGAAACTTTAGCATATACAGAGACATCAAGGAAAAAAGTGACTTTGAAGCTATTGATTTGAAATTGAACGATGAAAATAACATCCTAGTTTCAAATATAGATATCAATGCGGCAGAAGATTCGATATCTTCATTTTTGGTCAATGTAAATGGCGAAGGCGACAAGCTTTACCTAAACTCATTAATCAGAGTGAATCTAGAAAAAAGAGCCAAGGTAAAATTAGTTATAGTAACCAACTTGCCAAAGGAATCTACCAACGTACAATCAGTCGCAACGCTCTTAGATGAGGAGGCTATGCTTGATATTTCATACATTGAAATAGGGGCAAGCCATTCACTAGTAAACATCAAAAACATCCTAGAAGGCGACAGGGCAATGGTCATAGAAGATGGAGTTTACTTCAAAGAAGGAGATGAATTCCTAGACATCCTTGCAACCAACGAACACTTGGGCAATGAAACAGATTCTGATGCCATGTTCAACGGTGCTTTGAAGGATGAAGCCCACAAGAACTGGAAGGGTGTAGTTGACCTAAGACCAGGTTGTGTGAGTGCCAATGGTAAGATTGGCGATTACTCAATGATGTTTTCAGATAATGTAAAAAACAAAACTGCACCAATCCTACTTTGTGCTGAAAAAGAAGTTGAAGGAAACCACGCTGCAAGCGTAGGTAGACTTAACAAAGATATGTTATTTTACATTATGAGTCGTGGTTTTGATAAGAAACAAGCAGAATCAATGATGCTAGAAGCGACTTTTGCAAAAACCCTTGATAAAATAGAAGACGAAAGCTTAAGAGAAGAACTCAAAAAAGAAGTTCGTCAAATGAACACAAGGAATTAA
- a CDS encoding LytTR family DNA-binding domain-containing protein — protein MKVEIVVDKNLKEKEVIIKTPKVDQESLDIKEKILSNDIQILSGIYDEKLEIIDLDDIIRIYANDKKVFTVTEKKTYLMKLPLYKIEDYLSGKNFVRISNSEIINLDKTKNFDFKYLGTISCEMDNGDICFVSRRAMKKVREILGV, from the coding sequence ATGAAAGTTGAAATAGTAGTCGATAAGAATTTGAAAGAAAAGGAAGTCATAATAAAAACTCCAAAAGTGGACCAGGAAAGTCTTGATATCAAAGAGAAAATTTTGTCTAATGATATACAAATTCTGTCTGGCATATATGATGAAAAGCTTGAAATCATAGACCTGGATGACATCATAAGAATCTATGCCAATGACAAGAAAGTATTCACAGTAACCGAAAAAAAGACTTACCTTATGAAGCTTCCCCTTTATAAAATCGAAGACTACTTAAGTGGGAAAAATTTTGTAAGGATATCAAATTCTGAGATTATAAATTTGGATAAGACCAAAAATTTTGATTTTAAGTACCTTGGTACCATAAGCTGTGAAATGGACAATGGGGATATCTGCTTTGTATCTCGCAGGGCAATGAAAAAAGTAAGAGAAATACTTGGAGTCTAG
- a CDS encoding CpXC domain-containing protein produces MQTREKTFGITCPSCGHSFEKDLNTAAFTDDRKAILTNEFGKVTCPNCKHEFILNYRFVYTDEETKFMIVNDPKFTDVKNRLAFVSSLAMLDKFHKDEQEKYLTRMTTDIEEVREKIVIFENYLSDKAVEILKYMLLESDELEFNHDDLESFRLIDQDTFLLRTTSGQEYTLGFVRPVYDRIVDQYKGLFDESKAEKIDKAWAYEFLKK; encoded by the coding sequence ATGCAGACTAGAGAAAAAACTTTTGGAATAACATGTCCATCATGTGGGCATTCTTTTGAAAAAGACCTAAATACAGCAGCATTTACAGATGATAGGAAGGCCATACTCACAAATGAATTTGGCAAAGTGACTTGCCCTAATTGCAAGCACGAATTTATCTTAAACTACAGATTTGTCTACACAGACGAAGAAACTAAGTTTATGATAGTAAATGATCCTAAATTTACCGATGTAAAAAACAGACTTGCCTTTGTATCAAGTCTTGCCATGCTGGATAAGTTTCATAAGGATGAGCAAGAGAAATATCTTACAAGAATGACCACAGATATAGAAGAAGTTCGTGAAAAAATCGTGATTTTTGAAAATTACTTGTCTGATAAGGCGGTAGAAATTCTAAAATACATGCTATTGGAAAGCGATGAATTAGAATTTAATCACGATGACCTAGAATCATTTAGGCTAATAGATCAAGATACATTCTTGCTAAGAACTACAAGTGGCCAGGAATACACCCTAGGCTTTGTAAGGCCTGTATATGACAGAATAGTTGACCAATACAAGGGCCTATTTGATGAGTCCAAGGCAGAAAAGATCGACAAGGCTTGGGCCTATGAATTTTTGAAAAAGTAA
- a CDS encoding cysteine desulfurase, whose translation MDIEKIRADFPYLDSKNVGKEVIYLDTAATSQKPKEVIDAVDNYYKYQNANPHRGAHYLSYVATTAYEESRDYIQKYIGAKHREEVIFTRNATEALNLVAYSYAMANLKKDDEILITILEHHANLVPWQIVARKTGAKLVYAYLNDDHSLDYDDLKNKINEKTKIVSFTGASNVTGEIIDVKKIVDWAHDAGAIAIVDGAQLIPHLKVDVADLDCDFLVFSGHKLLAPMGIGVLYGKKDLLENMDPFLTGGDMIEYVYEQEVTFAELPYKFEAGTQDVGGVVGLAAAIKYMENIGIDEIYSYESELTRYAYDLIKDYPNIKTFYPENSKTGAVLSFTYDDIHPHDIASILDSKGLAVRSGHHCAMPLHKYLNVSSTARASFAFYNTKEEAEIFAKELLNVRKVMGL comes from the coding sequence ATGGATATAGAAAAAATTAGAGCTGACTTTCCTTACCTAGATAGCAAAAATGTAGGTAAGGAGGTCATCTACCTTGATACGGCAGCAACTAGCCAAAAACCAAAAGAGGTTATAGATGCTGTCGACAATTATTATAAATACCAAAACGCAAACCCACACAGGGGAGCCCACTACCTATCATATGTGGCTACGACTGCCTATGAAGAATCTAGGGACTATATACAAAAATACATAGGAGCAAAACACAGAGAAGAAGTAATATTTACTAGAAATGCTACTGAAGCTCTAAACTTAGTAGCTTATTCCTACGCTATGGCAAATCTTAAAAAGGATGATGAAATACTAATCACTATCCTAGAACACCATGCCAACCTTGTACCATGGCAAATAGTAGCAAGGAAAACTGGAGCAAAACTCGTTTATGCTTACCTCAATGATGACCATTCCCTAGACTACGATGATCTAAAAAATAAGATTAATGAAAAGACAAAAATTGTATCTTTCACTGGGGCATCAAATGTCACAGGGGAAATAATAGATGTTAAAAAGATCGTTGATTGGGCCCATGATGCTGGTGCTATTGCCATAGTTGACGGTGCTCAACTCATACCTCATCTAAAGGTGGATGTGGCTGATTTGGACTGTGATTTCCTAGTATTTTCCGGCCACAAACTACTTGCGCCAATGGGAATAGGTGTCCTTTATGGCAAAAAAGACTTGCTAGAAAATATGGACCCATTCCTAACAGGTGGAGATATGATAGAATATGTCTATGAGCAAGAAGTGACCTTTGCAGAATTGCCATACAAATTTGAAGCAGGCACCCAAGATGTAGGTGGAGTAGTAGGTCTTGCAGCAGCCATCAAATACATGGAAAATATAGGTATCGATGAGATTTACTCATACGAATCAGAACTGACTCGCTATGCCTACGATTTAATCAAAGATTACCCAAATATCAAGACCTTCTATCCGGAAAACTCAAAAACGGGGGCTGTCCTATCCTTTACTTATGATGACATCCACCCACACGATATTGCATCAATCCTCGATAGCAAGGGTCTTGCAGTAAGAAGTGGCCACCACTGTGCTATGCCACTACACAAATACCTAAATGTAAGTTCAACTGCAAGGGCAAGCTTTGCATTTTATAATACAAAAGAGGAAGCAGAAATATTTGCCAAAGAACTCTTAAATGTAAGAAAGGTGATGGGCTTATAA